In Panacibacter ginsenosidivorans, the following proteins share a genomic window:
- a CDS encoding type III polyketide synthase → MADIISIATAVPEYCHRQDDIIELMAKIYKLDQTEKRKLAFLYKHSGIDTRYSVIDDYSLPEHQWDFLTLNGHSFPSLEERMKIFDVEALKLSLNAVKKCIDSFITPKAITHLITVSCTGMSAPGLDLQLAEALDLSPNVFRTSINFMGCYAAIHALKLAKLICDTEPDANVVIADTELCTLHFQQEYTADNAASSLLFADGSAAVLVSNKLQSSNAISLTGFFSHVAYKGKKDMAWELSSKGFLMTLSGYIPQLIKEDIDALVAASLNHHNINKADITHWCIHPGGKKIVEAIEKKLDLTENDLHYSSKVLAKYGNMSSPTVLFVLEEMMHNMQQNEKIFGVAFGPGLTMETFLASKK, encoded by the coding sequence TTGGCTGATATCATATCTATAGCAACAGCAGTCCCTGAATATTGTCACCGACAAGATGATATTATTGAGCTTATGGCAAAAATTTATAAGCTTGACCAAACAGAAAAAAGGAAATTGGCTTTCCTTTACAAACACAGCGGTATTGATACAAGATATTCTGTAATTGATGATTATAGCCTACCGGAACATCAATGGGATTTTCTTACACTAAATGGTCATTCTTTTCCTTCTTTGGAGGAACGCATGAAAATATTTGATGTGGAAGCTTTGAAACTTTCTCTTAACGCTGTAAAAAAATGTATTGACAGTTTTATTACTCCAAAAGCAATAACTCACCTCATTACAGTAAGCTGTACCGGCATGAGTGCACCGGGTCTGGATCTACAGCTTGCAGAAGCACTTGACCTCTCTCCTAACGTATTTCGCACTTCAATAAATTTTATGGGTTGTTATGCTGCTATACATGCATTAAAGCTGGCAAAACTTATTTGTGATACAGAGCCGGATGCAAATGTAGTAATTGCAGATACCGAATTATGCACCCTGCATTTTCAGCAGGAATATACTGCTGACAATGCAGCCAGTAGTTTGTTGTTTGCCGATGGTAGTGCAGCTGTGCTTGTTTCAAATAAACTCCAATCTTCTAATGCAATTTCTCTAACCGGATTCTTTTCTCATGTTGCGTACAAAGGGAAAAAAGACATGGCCTGGGAGCTTAGTAGTAAAGGTTTTCTGATGACATTAAGTGGTTATATACCACAATTGATAAAGGAAGATATTGATGCATTGGTTGCAGCCTCTTTAAATCATCATAATATCAATAAAGCAGATATAACACATTGGTGTATTCATCCTGGAGGTAAAAAAATAGTAGAGGCTATTGAAAAAAAGCTTGATCTTACTGAAAACGATTTACACTACTCGAGCAAAGTACTGGCAAAATATGGTAACATGTCATCCCCCACTGTTTTGTTTGTATTAGAAGAAATGATGCATAACATGCAGCAAAACGAAAAAATATTTGGCGTAGCGTTTGGGCCCGGGCTTACTATGGAAACTTTTCTTGCATCCAAAAAATGA
- a CDS encoding methyltransferase domain-containing protein, whose translation MNFSKRIYTKELLDQGNIPFPDIKKNMQELNAINTWLGGHKITVNGFKQLIGKRKEVTVCEIGCGGGDNLAAIAKAVKIKVLVKCIGIDIKKECIDFAIENPANNYRVEWIASDYSKVFFKQQPDIIFSSLFCHHFTEEALVTQLQWMKENSSIGFFINDLHRHPLAYYSIKWLTIIFSNSYLVKNDAPLSVARGFKKKEWENILKAAGIKNYKIQWKWAFRYLILCKHA comes from the coding sequence ATGAACTTCAGCAAACGTATATATACAAAAGAGTTACTTGATCAGGGTAATATACCTTTTCCTGATATAAAAAAAAATATGCAGGAGCTAAATGCTATTAATACATGGCTCGGTGGGCATAAAATTACAGTTAATGGCTTTAAGCAGTTAATTGGTAAAAGGAAGGAAGTAACTGTTTGCGAAATTGGTTGTGGTGGCGGCGATAATCTTGCTGCAATTGCCAAAGCTGTAAAAATTAAAGTGCTTGTAAAGTGTATAGGTATAGATATAAAGAAGGAGTGTATTGACTTTGCCATAGAAAACCCTGCTAACAATTATCGTGTTGAGTGGATCGCTTCAGATTATAGCAAGGTTTTCTTTAAACAACAGCCAGACATTATTTTTTCAAGCCTCTTTTGTCATCACTTCACTGAAGAAGCATTAGTTACACAGTTGCAGTGGATGAAAGAAAACAGTAGCATTGGTTTTTTCATTAATGATCTTCATAGACATCCACTTGCGTATTATTCTATTAAATGGCTTACAATTATTTTTTCAAACTCTTACCTTGTAAAAAACGATGCACCATTAAGTGTAGCCAGAGGGTTCAAAAAAAAAGAATGGGAAAATATTTTAAAAGCTGCGGGTATAAAAAACTATAAAATACAATGGAAGTGGGCCTTTCGTTATTTAATTTTATGCAAGCATGCATGA
- a CDS encoding NAD(P)/FAD-dependent oxidoreductase — MHDNEKVYDVAIIGGGLAGLTLAIQCIDAGYSTILFEKETYPYHKVCGEYISMESLPFLQRLGFPSERFELPLIKELQLSDIKGNLYNFVLPLGGFGISRYTLDDTLYQLAQSKNAEIRINTKVQDITFINDSFIITAGKEQFNARIAAGTFGKRSNIDVRWNRDFIKHKAGKLNNYIGIKYHIRYAYPKEKIALHNFENGYCGISNIENDTCCLCYLTTAKNLKNNNNSIALMEQKLLCQNPFLKEIFTSAEFLYSEPLVISQVSFNRKNQVENHVLMIGDAAGLITPLCGNGMSMAMHASKIAFENIDAMLKQKISRTVMEINYTRQWQKQFRKRLWIGRSVQRLFGNNTSTSIFLKFMYKTKWLSKKLIRATHGEPF, encoded by the coding sequence ATGCATGACAATGAAAAAGTTTATGATGTTGCCATAATTGGTGGTGGTCTCGCTGGTTTAACATTGGCTATTCAGTGTATTGATGCAGGATACTCAACAATTCTCTTTGAAAAAGAAACTTACCCGTACCACAAAGTGTGCGGTGAATATATAAGTATGGAAAGCCTCCCCTTTTTACAAAGGCTTGGTTTCCCTTCGGAACGTTTTGAACTTCCACTCATAAAAGAGTTGCAACTTTCTGATATAAAAGGAAACCTTTACAATTTCGTTCTTCCATTAGGTGGCTTTGGCATAAGTCGTTATACACTTGATGATACATTATATCAGCTTGCCCAATCAAAGAATGCAGAAATACGCATCAATACCAAAGTGCAGGATATTACATTCATCAACGATTCATTTATTATAACTGCGGGCAAAGAACAATTTAATGCAAGAATAGCTGCGGGTACCTTTGGCAAACGCAGCAATATTGATGTAAGATGGAACAGAGATTTTATAAAGCATAAAGCAGGCAAGCTCAATAACTACATTGGTATAAAATACCATATACGTTATGCATATCCTAAAGAGAAGATTGCATTACACAATTTCGAAAATGGTTATTGTGGTATCTCTAATATTGAAAATGATACCTGCTGCCTTTGTTACTTAACCACAGCTAAGAATCTAAAAAATAACAATAATTCTATTGCACTAATGGAGCAGAAATTACTTTGTCAAAATCCATTTTTAAAAGAAATATTTACTTCTGCAGAATTCTTATATAGCGAACCGCTTGTTATTTCGCAGGTAAGTTTTAACAGGAAAAATCAGGTTGAAAATCATGTATTGATGATTGGAGATGCCGCCGGGCTTATAACACCATTGTGTGGTAATGGCATGAGTATGGCTATGCATGCGTCAAAAATTGCCTTTGAAAATATAGATGCAATGTTGAAACAAAAGATCAGCCGAACGGTAATGGAAATAAATTACACGCGCCAATGGCAAAAGCAGTTTCGTAAACGATTATGGATAGGCAGAAGTGTACAACGGTTATTTGGCAATAATACTTCCACAAGTATATTTTTGAAATTTATGTACAAAACAAAATGGCTTTCAAAAAAGCTTATTCGTGCAACTCATGGGGAACCGTTTTAA
- a CDS encoding DUF6089 family protein: protein MQKIVRKLLFIIIVILFIGNAHAQRLYFHIDGGAVNYGGDLQDKLITLNQANSFFGFGAHYKISGIFSAEASVSAGKLAASDAKSKTETFRRNLSFYSNLTEGSLTLHANLRDVPYNAKFTPYVMAGLAVYHYAPYAYTIKGQKVYLQPLGTEGQGLSQYLDRHSYNLTQIALPFGGGLKYAITNNFIVSAEISFRKLFTDYLDDVSSLRYADTALLRASRGDLAAKMSFRSDETTNPLNFNAPIQRGNPAKKDAYYSLLLKLYIGLDGLFGSNNNNGYSKRMRKQSSCPPKVQ from the coding sequence ATGCAAAAAATAGTACGAAAGCTTCTATTTATTATTATAGTTATTCTATTCATTGGTAATGCACATGCACAACGTTTATATTTTCATATTGATGGCGGCGCAGTAAATTATGGGGGCGATTTACAGGATAAACTTATAACGTTGAACCAGGCAAATAGTTTTTTTGGTTTTGGGGCGCATTATAAAATATCAGGTATTTTTTCAGCAGAAGCATCAGTTTCTGCAGGCAAACTTGCTGCCAGCGATGCCAAAAGCAAAACAGAAACATTTCGCCGTAATCTTAGTTTTTACAGCAACCTTACAGAGGGCAGTTTAACACTACACGCAAATCTTAGAGATGTGCCATACAATGCAAAGTTTACACCTTATGTAATGGCTGGTCTTGCTGTTTATCATTATGCTCCTTATGCCTATACTATTAAAGGACAAAAAGTTTACCTGCAGCCTTTGGGGACAGAGGGCCAGGGTTTGTCCCAATACCTTGACAGGCATTCCTATAATTTAACGCAAATAGCATTGCCTTTTGGAGGTGGTTTAAAATATGCCATAACCAATAATTTTATAGTTTCCGCAGAAATAAGTTTTAGAAAACTTTTTACAGATTATCTTGATGATGTTAGCAGCCTGCGTTATGCAGATACAGCATTGCTGCGTGCATCACGTGGTGATCTTGCAGCTAAAATGTCATTCAGAAGCGACGAAACAACTAACCCTTTAAACTTTAATGCGCCTATACAGCGCGGTAATCCTGCAAAAAAAGATGCTTACTATTCTCTTCTTTTAAAACTATATATTGGATTAGATGGTTTGTTTGGATCGAACAACAACAATGGTTATTCAAAAAGAATGAGAAAGCAATCAAGCTGCCCGCCAAAAGTTCAGTAG
- a CDS encoding UbiD family decarboxylase, whose translation MSYTTLEACLIDLEKNGELVRIKEEVDPHLEMAAIHLRVHEAKGPALLFENVKGCKYRAASNIFGTLERSKFIFRDTFEFVQKLIQLRNDPATALKKPFSNIGTGIAALKALPLKNPFSKPILNSIINISDLPLIQHWPMDGGAFVTLPQVYTEDADNPGIMQSNLGMYRIQLTGNEYRLNKEIGLHYQLHRGIGVHQTKANKKGQPLKVSVFVGGPPAHTLAAVMPLPEGISEMTFAGVLGGRRFRYFYEDGFCISAYADFVITGEVHPGENKTEGPFGDHLGYYSLKHLFPLMKVHKVYAKKNAIWPFTVVGRPPQEDTSFGEMIHALTGDAIPKEIPGLKEVHAVDAAGVHPLLLAIGSERYTPYMPAKEPSEILTIANHILGTGQLSLAKFLFITADDKNKLSAHDVTEFFDYLLRRIDLTRDIHFYTNTTIDTLDYSGNALNKGSKVVFAAYGDEKRNLFSAVPEFLQPNRLWRTAIMAMPGIACISISAFTTYKNALAEINELDDLLKHKVAALKGLPLIVLCDDAAFTAQNIRNFLWVTFTRCNPSYDIYGIDSFYNYKHWGCNGPLLIDARIKPHHAPAVEKDPYTEKKIERIFNKSGSLYGLLK comes from the coding sequence ATGAGTTATACAACGCTGGAAGCTTGTCTTATAGATCTTGAGAAAAATGGGGAGCTTGTACGGATAAAAGAAGAAGTTGATCCACATCTTGAGATGGCTGCTATTCATTTGCGGGTACATGAAGCAAAAGGCCCGGCTTTATTATTTGAAAATGTAAAAGGCTGTAAGTACAGGGCTGCATCAAATATCTTTGGCACACTGGAGCGAAGTAAGTTTATCTTCAGAGATACATTTGAGTTTGTTCAAAAACTTATACAATTAAGAAATGATCCTGCAACTGCATTAAAGAAACCATTCAGTAATATTGGTACGGGTATAGCTGCATTAAAAGCATTGCCTTTAAAAAATCCTTTCAGCAAACCAATATTAAATAGCATTATAAATATCTCAGACCTTCCATTAATACAGCACTGGCCAATGGATGGTGGTGCGTTTGTAACATTACCACAGGTGTACACAGAAGATGCAGATAACCCAGGCATTATGCAATCTAATCTTGGTATGTATCGCATACAACTTACAGGCAATGAGTATAGGCTAAACAAAGAAATTGGGTTACACTATCAATTGCATCGTGGCATTGGCGTGCACCAAACGAAAGCCAATAAAAAAGGGCAACCACTTAAGGTAAGTGTTTTTGTTGGCGGCCCGCCAGCACATACATTAGCCGCTGTAATGCCTTTACCGGAAGGCATTAGTGAAATGACATTTGCCGGCGTATTAGGTGGCAGAAGGTTCCGTTATTTTTACGAAGATGGATTTTGCATAAGTGCATATGCTGATTTTGTGATAACCGGTGAAGTGCACCCCGGCGAGAATAAAACGGAGGGCCCTTTTGGAGATCATCTTGGATATTATAGTTTAAAGCATCTCTTTCCATTAATGAAAGTGCATAAAGTATATGCAAAGAAAAATGCTATCTGGCCTTTTACTGTAGTTGGCAGGCCACCTCAGGAAGATACCAGTTTTGGAGAAATGATTCATGCACTTACAGGCGATGCTATACCAAAAGAGATTCCCGGCTTAAAAGAAGTGCATGCAGTTGATGCAGCAGGTGTGCACCCTCTTTTACTTGCAATTGGCAGCGAAAGATACACACCTTATATGCCTGCCAAAGAACCTTCTGAAATATTGACTATTGCCAATCATATTTTAGGTACTGGTCAATTAAGTCTTGCCAAATTTCTTTTTATTACAGCTGATGATAAAAATAAATTATCTGCACATGATGTAACAGAATTCTTTGATTACCTCTTGCGAAGAATAGACCTTACAAGAGATATTCATTTCTACACAAATACAACTATTGATACACTTGATTATTCAGGCAATGCATTAAATAAAGGAAGCAAAGTTGTATTTGCTGCTTATGGTGATGAGAAGAGAAATTTATTTTCTGCTGTTCCTGAATTTTTGCAGCCAAACAGGTTATGGCGCACTGCAATAATGGCAATGCCTGGCATTGCATGTATCAGCATTTCAGCATTTACAACATATAAAAATGCATTGGCAGAAATAAATGAACTGGATGATTTATTAAAACACAAAGTTGCTGCCTTAAAGGGTTTACCGTTGATCGTATTATGCGATGATGCTGCTTTTACCGCACAAAATATCCGTAACTTTTTGTGGGTGACTTTCACACGTTGCAATCCTTCTTATGATATTTATGGTATAGATAGTTTTTATAACTACAAACACTGGGGGTGTAATGGGCCACTGCTTATTGATGCAAGAATAAAACCGCATCATGCGCCTGCTGTAGAAAAAGATCCTTATACAGAGAAAAAAATAGAAAGAATATTTAATAAATCGGGAAGCTTATATGGATTATTAAAATAA